One stretch of Lucilia cuprina isolate Lc7/37 chromosome 6, ASM2204524v1, whole genome shotgun sequence DNA includes these proteins:
- the LOC111674630 gene encoding uncharacterized protein LOC111674630 — MARKHKGTLAVIEQIYSDIPSFTDIFTEESFYTFAFCFACATVLVAFVLSRFITIKPVEI; from the coding sequence atggcTCGCAAACATAAGGGTACCTTAGCTGTTATTGAGCAAATTTATAGTGATATACCCTCGTTCACCGACATCTTTACGGAGGAATCATTTTATAcatttgcattttgttttgcttgtgCCACCGTTTTGGTGGCATTTGTTTTATCTagatttataacaataaaaccggtagaaatttaa
- the LOC111674629 gene encoding uncharacterized protein LOC111674629 has protein sequence MSIYYSGALKRSQGIVSAIGKEMKRVNLKGVKRVTITFDPFAENVKATREFLFILSNPRVVATNPKCVVKTDIVCNRQPAEVKFSLIDKAQEQLKVKDVRFLSNNLNTLEILQLCNKHVSPLAPEEEEKGKVLTKAEKQKLAGGAGGKKAQKKK, from the exons atgtctaTATATTATAGTGGTGCTTTAAAACGTTCTCAAGGTATTGTTTCAGCAATTGGCAAAGAAATGAAACGTGTAAATCTAAAAGGAGTTAAACGCGTAACAATCACATTTGATCCGTTTGCCGAAAATGTAAAAGCAACGAG agAATTCCTATTTATTTTGTCTAATCCACGGGTGGTGGCCACAAATCCCAAGTGTGTGGTAAAAACTGATATTGTGTGCAATCGTCAACCAGCTGAAGTTAAATTCTCTTTAATCGATAAGGCACAAG AACAATTAAAAGTTAAAGACGTACGTTTCTTAAGCAAcaatttaaatactttggaaatCTTACAACTGTGTAATAAACACGTGTCACCCTTAGCACCTGAAGAAGAGGAAAAAGGAAAAGTTTTGACTAAAGCTGAAAAGCAAAAACTAGCTGGCGGTGCTGGTGGCAAGAAAGcccaaaagaaaaagtaa